TGAGACTGCTCCGTCAGTTCCTGAAAAAGGTGAATGGCCCGCTCATTGGCCCTCAAATCTTCCAGTGTCAATATCTCCTCCAAAACCGATTCGATTTCGGAGAAGTCCTTCTTGAAAGAATTAATCCAGGCAAGTTCTTGCTCCCGATGCAACTTTTCCTCACGGATTTCCTCTTCCCTCACCACCTGAAGCTGCTCCAGCTGTTCCACCTGCTGAACGGTCGAACGTACTTTGCGGAGAAGCATGCCTCTCTCATTGTCATCACCTGAAATGAAATATCCAGCCAGATCCTTGACGCAACCGTCAATGGAAAGTTGGATCTCATTAACCAGCCTTATCTCAGTCCATTCCTCGCGGATTTTCGCGTTGGCCCGTTTGACCTTGTCGAGACGATATTCGGCGACTACGTACCCGGCCACCAGCAGGAGCATGAGGATCAAAAAACCAAGAAGAAGTTTCGTGCGTATTGTCAATTTCATTGCTGTGCCATGTTCAATCCCAAAATTCTATAAGTGCTTACTTAAAATCATACAACCCGCGGAGTCGGTATGGCAAGTGCTGCATATTTGCAGAAAGTTGCGGTATGCCTCTGATGGATTTTTGGGTTGGAAATGCTTACCTCTTGACGCTGGAGTGGAAACCGATGGATGCAGAGCCCGGATTCTTGACTGCCAAAGGAATTACCTATTCTCCTCGAAAATTGCCAAAAGCATTCTTTTCCCTTTGCAATCGGCTAATCTGCCGGAACTAGTGCATTCGCAAATCAAAATTCCAATACTCAGGGTCTCAGACTCAGGTGCGCCACCATATCCTGAACTGAATTCAACTCAAAAACCTCCGTATCCTGGCCGAATTTAACTTCGCACCCCGTCTCTTTCTTGATGATCCCTTCGATATCGGACAGGCTGCTATGCTCCGGATCGAACCTCACCTGTCGTACATTGTCCATTTCCGGCGCCTCCCAAGACCCTCTCGCCGTTCCCGGCAGATAAATCGCCCCGGTCGAGAAGTCGATGGCAAAGGCGATGAGGCCCGGAATGACAAAAAGCAATAATCCGACGCCGTCCAAAATCGCTACCCCGGGATCTATCCGCCCGCTTCTTTGCCCCCTTCGCTCCGGATACAGAAGCGTTCCGCAACCGAACTGAAAAATTAATGCGACCGTGATCAAAAAATAGAGATTTTTCCAGAGACCTTTTAACATGGCATTTCTTCTCCCGTTCCTCTCCCCTGGCTGCTCAAAAACACCTTTGCCCATATGATCTTGCGACACCGGGAATCCTTGCCAATTCTGCATGCAATTTCGCTGCCATTCCAACAATTGTAATATAGCGCTGCCGCGAAGTTCAATCCCTTCGCCTTCTCCGTTGCTACAAAAGAAAATTATTTCCTCAGGAGAAAGAACGAATGCCGGAGGCTCATGAGCCCGGGCCGTTGTATACTTGCGGGAAACTTGACAAAGCCGTTCAGGCATGATATAGTTCTGGAAGAGTAAGACTCTTGGAAGCGAAAACGAGTTAGAAAAATTCGGTTTGATCCGTAAGAGTTTTGGTGACTCTTGCGGGTTTTTTTTATTTGCGATCAGGAGACGCTGCTCAATATTTGATGAAGGAGGTGAATCGATTGGCAGAAGGAACAGTAAAATGGTTTAGCGACCAGAAAGGTTTTGGGTTTATCACCCAGGACAACGGACCAGATGTGTTCGTGCATCATGAGTCAATAAACGGAAGCGGGTTCAAAACCCTGTCCGAGAATGACCGCGTCCGTTTTGATACGGTCCAGGGCCCGAAGGGTCTGAAGGCAGTAAACGTGGAGAAACTGTAAGAGTCTTCATCTTATCTGCGCAAATCCCGCATCGATTCGTTTCGATGCGGGGTTTTCACTTTATCCCGCAGCCGAAGGGCCTAAAACCGCATCGCGCGGGAAAATTACATCCCCACAACCCGGAAATGTCTCCCGGCAAGAAGAGATCATGAAGCGCAACGACATAAGAAACATAGCGATCATAGCGCATGTCGACCACGGCAAGACAACCCTTGTTGACGGCATGCTGCGGCAGGCGGGTCATTTTCGCGAAAACGAAACCATAGCGGAACGCGTGATGGACAACCTGGACCTCGAGCGCGAAAAAGGCATCACCATCATGGCTAAGAACACCGCGGTCGAATACAACGGCGTGAAAATAAACATCGTCGATACGCCCGGCCACGCCGATTTCGGAGGCGAAGTCGAGAGGACAATGAAGATGGTGGACGGCGTGTTGTTGCTGGTGGACGCATCTGAGGGTCCTCTGCCGCAAACCAGGTTTGTTCTTAAAAAGGCTCTCGAACTGAATCTGCCCTCGATTGTTGTCATCAACAAGATAGACAGGTCCGACGCCAGAATCAAAGAAGTGATCGACGAAATCTATGATCTGTACATCGATCTTGACGCCACCGACGAACAACTCGGCTTTCCGATTATCTATACAAACGCAAAAGCCGGCGCCGCGACCTTGGAGATCGGGCGGAACTCGGCCGACTTGAAATCCCTCTTCGAACTCCTGCTCGAGGCAATTCCTGCACCGGTCGGAGATAAGGAAGATGTTCTGCAGATGCTGGTCGCAAATATCGATTATAACGATTACATCGGCAGGCTTGCCGTCGGGCGTATCTTCTCCGGAACAGTCACCGTCGGCGATCAGGTCGCCATGATCAACAACGCCGGCGATATCATAAAAACGAAGATAACCTCCATCTATACGTTCTCGGATCTGAAAAAGGTGAAAACCGACTCTGCCTCGGCCGGTGAAATCGTTGCGCTGGCGGGACTCGAAGGCATAAACATCGGCGATACCGTTACCGACAAGGAGCAACCGAAGCCGTTAGCCAGGATCAAGGTGGATGAGCCGACCATCTCGATGATCTTCTCCGTCAACAACTCGCCGCTCGGCGGAAGAGAGGGCAGGTTCGTTACGTCCCGCAACATCAGAGAGCGGCTCGAAAAGGAATTACTCTACAACGTCTCGATAACCGTGGACTTTTCCAATCCCGATGCCTTCAGGTTGAGCGGGCGCGGAGAATTGCAGTTGGCCATCCTGGTCGAGATGATGCGCCGCGAAGGGTATGAACTCTCGGTGTCGATGCCGGAAACAATAACCAGGACGATCAATGGCGTCCTGCACGAACCGATGGAATTGCTGCTCGTTGATATTCCGGAAGAGTACGTTGGCCTGGTGACACAGCAGCTCGGCCTGAAAAAGGGACGAATGCAAAAGATGCGCTATGGCGACAATGGACGCGCCAGGCTTGAATTCAGAATCCCATCGAGAGGGTTGATCGGCTTCCGTTCGCAGTTCCTCACCGACACCCGCGGCACCGGATTGTTGAATCACTTGTTCGACGGGCATGAACCGTGGCACGGCCCGATATCCAGACGGCAGACCGGTTCCCTGGTGGCCGACCGTGAGGGCAAGGCAACAACCTACTCATTATTCCGACTGCAATCGAGGGGCACCCTCTTTATCCGCGAGAACACGCCCGTCTATGAAGGCATGATCGTCGGCGAAAATTCGAGAAGTGACGACATCGATGTCAATGTCATCAGAGAAAAAAAGCTGACCAATATGCGGGCCGCCGGCTCGGACGAGGCCCTGCAACTGGTGCCGGCAAGAATACTGAGCCTCGAGGAGTCTCTCGAATTTATCAAAGAAGACGAACTGGTCGAGATCACCCCCCAATCCATCCGCCTGCGCAAAAGAATCCTCCAGGCCAACAAAAGACCCAGAACGAAAACCAAACCAACCAACGGCACTCTCGACTGAGGGCTGAATCAGGGATCATCGTGAGGCCATCCAGCTGATCCACATTCCCTTTCAGTCTGCGTGTATCCTTTCAAAAAGAGTCTTCTCGATTTGGCGACGACTCTTGAAATTCCACCAAGCGCGGGGATCGGTGTTCCGCGGCACTTCGAACCTTAGAATGCCAGATTGGCCGGTTTGCGGAATTGCCCCGCATTTTTGCAAACAAATTTCCATTGACACAACGAATATTTATGATAAAATTATTTTCTAATCTCTTCCGTTCGGCAATTGGCGCGACTCACACTTTCCGCGAAAGGAGGAACCGGCCCTTTCACGTCACGTTGTTTCACGGCTTTTTCTGATCCCCTTTCACTATGGCCGCAGGAATCTGAAAAGGGAGATACTGCCATGACTAAGATATTCTTTCTCCAGCTGCGCGCTCTCGTCCTTCACTCATCACTATCAACTGTTGTCGCTGTCTTTTTGATGTTCTGCGGCGGGTCTGCCGTAGCCGAGACCCAGAGTTATGATTTTGTTATTGCCGCATTTGAGGATGACACCTATAGCAGCAGAGGGATCACTCCTCAAAACAAGGTCTACAGCTATGAGCAATGTATTGGCACGTGGGGCGGTTTTAAATTCAGTTCCTACTGGAGATGGGATTTGGGCAGCGCATTTCCAAGCGCAATCCCCAAAAATGCGGTTATCAGAAAAGCCTATCTGGAACTTACCGGCTGCTTCAATTCAACGGTTCCTGTGAAGAGCACTTTCCGGGCGCTCGTGCCGGATGGCAAGTGGGAAAAGAACGGCACGTATCCCGGGTTCCATGAAAATAATTATTCGGCCTATGGGCTTGATAGTATCCCCGTTATGGGGACACAGATGGACTGGTACCTGGCCGATGATTGGACGTGGTTGTCCGTTCACCGCAGCCCCGACATTTCGAATCTGGTCCAGCGATTTGTCAGCGACGAGAGATACGATCCGGCCGTTCCGGATAAAAGCTACTTTGGCCTGAGGTGTTATTTTATAGAAAGTTATGGGGCCAGTTCAGCGTATCGCAGAGCATATGCACAACTGGATCCTGATTATTATGATCCTCCTCTTGCTCCTATTGCCGACTATCTCTTGCCCAGATTGCATGTCG
This genomic interval from Candidatus Abyssobacteria bacterium SURF_5 contains the following:
- a CDS encoding cold-shock protein — its product is MKEVNRLAEGTVKWFSDQKGFGFITQDNGPDVFVHHESINGSGFKTLSENDRVRFDTVQGPKGLKAVNVEKL
- the typA gene encoding translational GTPase TypA, whose product is MMKRNDIRNIAIIAHVDHGKTTLVDGMLRQAGHFRENETIAERVMDNLDLEREKGITIMAKNTAVEYNGVKINIVDTPGHADFGGEVERTMKMVDGVLLLVDASEGPLPQTRFVLKKALELNLPSIVVINKIDRSDARIKEVIDEIYDLYIDLDATDEQLGFPIIYTNAKAGAATLEIGRNSADLKSLFELLLEAIPAPVGDKEDVLQMLVANIDYNDYIGRLAVGRIFSGTVTVGDQVAMINNAGDIIKTKITSIYTFSDLKKVKTDSASAGEIVALAGLEGINIGDTVTDKEQPKPLARIKVDEPTISMIFSVNNSPLGGREGRFVTSRNIRERLEKELLYNVSITVDFSNPDAFRLSGRGELQLAILVEMMRREGYELSVSMPETITRTINGVLHEPMELLLVDIPEEYVGLVTQQLGLKKGRMQKMRYGDNGRARLEFRIPSRGLIGFRSQFLTDTRGTGLLNHLFDGHEPWHGPISRRQTGSLVADREGKATTYSLFRLQSRGTLFIRENTPVYEGMIVGENSRSDDIDVNVIREKKLTNMRAAGSDEALQLVPARILSLEESLEFIKEDELVEITPQSIRLRKRILQANKRPRTKTKPTNGTLD